In Kryptolebias marmoratus isolate JLee-2015 linkage group LG22, ASM164957v2, whole genome shotgun sequence, a single window of DNA contains:
- the LOC108247157 gene encoding cytochrome P450 1B1 — protein MSGVAAGGFQSARCVSFTHTAAGLWTGFGSEPEQRRSFTETEAVQVSDLFCFLRTSCFRFGSEQNLILDLDPDLSSPPSRTCRMDQSLEVWLTPRSVLVVSAVLLVSLWVRLRHRSGSGLPGPFSWPLIGNAAQLGNAPHLFFARLVQKFGNVFQIRLGSQAVVVLNGAAIRQALIKQGLDFAGRPDFTSFRFIADGDSMAFGTVTERWKTHRRVAQSTVRMFSTGNPQTRRTFEQHVLCEFRELLRLFVERTRAERFFQPMTFLVVSTANVMSAVCFGKRYSYQDDEFRDVVGRNDKFTQTVGAGSIVDVMPWLQYFPNPIRTMFEEFKKLNQDFSLFIRDKVLEHRKTLESSTFRDMTDAFIVALDRIPDRTGPPAAKDDVSPAIGDIFGASQDTLSTALQWIVLILVKFPQMQERLQQEVDRVVDRDRLPSAEDMSRLPYVMAFIYEMMRFTSFVPLTIPHSTIKDTSIMGHSVPKNTVIFINQWSVNHDPTYWSNPENFDPERFLDPQGSLNKDLTSSVLIFSLGRRRCIGEELSKMQLFLFTALLAHQCHIRPDPTRTLSLDYSYGLTLKPHAFSIAVSLREDMKLLDEAAAQASSGKTPLDAQTKQMEENSKTEG, from the exons ATGAGCGGAGTCGCTGCAGGAGGATTTCAGAGCGCGCGCTGCGtctccttcacacacactgctgctggACTCTGGACTGGTTTTGGGTCAGAACCTGAGCAGCGCAGAtcatttacagaaacagaagcCGTTCAGGTGTCTGATCTCTTCTGTTTCCTCAGAACTTCGTGCTTCAGGTTTGGTTCTGAGCAGAACCTGATCCTGGACCTGGATCCGgacctctcctctcctcccagcAGGACCTGCAGGATGGATCAGAGCCTGGAGGTTTGGCTGACCCCCAGGTCGGTGCTGGTGGTCTCCGCGGTCCTGCTGGTGTCCCTGTGGGTCCGGCTCCGGCACAGGTCGGGTTCAGGTCTGCCCGGACCCTTCTCCTGGCCCCTGATCGGGAACGCGGCGCAGCTCGGAAACGCGCCGCACCTGTTCTTCGCGCGCTTGGTCCAGAAGTTCGGGAACGTGTTCCAGATCCGGCTGGGCAGCCAGGCCGTGGTGGTCCTGAACGGGGCCGCCATCAGGCAGGCCCTCATCAAGCAGGGTCTGGACTTCGCAGGCAGACCGGACTTCACCTCCTTCCGCTTCATCGCGGACGGGGACAGCATGGCGTTCGGAACCGTGACGGAGCGCTGGAAGACGCACCGGCGCGTGGCCCAGTCCACGGTCCGGATGTTCTCCACCGGGAACCCGCAGACCAGAAGGACCTTCGAGCAGCACGTGCTGTGTGAGTTCCGGGAGCTGCTGCGGCTCTTCGTGGAGCGGACCCGGGCGGAGCGCTTCTTCCAGCCCATGACCTTCCTGGTGGTCTCCACGGCCAACGTCATGAGCGCGGTCTGCTTCGGGAAGCGCTACTCCTACCAGGACGACGAGTTCCGGGACGTGGTGGGCCGGAACGACAAGTTCACCCAGACCGTGGGGGCCGGCAGCATTGTGGACGTGATGCCCTGGCTCCAGTACTTCCCGAACCCCATCAGGACCATGTTCGAGGAGTTCAAGAAGCTGAACCAGGACTTCTCCCTCTTCATCAGGGACAAGGTCCTGGAGCACAGGAAGACCCTGGAGTCCAGCACCTTCAGGGACATGACGGACGCCTTCATCGTGGCCCTGGACCGGATCCCGGACCGGACGGGTCCCCCAGCAGCCAAGGATGACGTCAGCCCGGCTATTGGGGACATTTTCGGGGCGAGTCAGGACACCCTGTCCACGGCCCTGCAGTGGATCGTCCTCATCCTGGTCAA GTTTCCTCAGATGCAGGAGCGTCTCCAGCAGGAGGTGGACAGAGTTGTGGACCGGGACCGCCTCCCCTCCGCCGAGGACATGTCCCGGCTGCCTTACGTCATGGCCTTCATCTACGAGATGATGCGCTTCACCAGCTTCGTCCCCCTCACCATCCCCCACTCCACCATCAAGGACACCTCCATCATGGGCCACAGCGTCCCAAAGAACACCGTCATCTTCATCAACCAGTGGTCCGTCAACCACGACCCGACATACTGGTCCAACCCAGAGAACTTCGACCCGGAGCGGTTCCTGGACCCTCAGGGGTCCCTGAACAAGGACCTGACCAGCAGCGTGCTCATCTTCTCCCTGGGCAGGCGGCGGTGCATCGGCGAGGAGCTGTCCAAGATGCAGCTCTTCCTCTTCACGGCTCTGCTCGCCCACCAGTGCCACATCAGGCCCGACCCGACCAGAACCCTGAGCCTGGACTACAGCTACGGCCTGACCCTGAAGCCCCACGCCTTC